CATCTTCCCCACCCCGGACCCGGCAGCCCTAAAAGACCGACGGATGGAGAACTTGGTGGCCTACGCCCGCAAGGTGGAGGGCGACATGTACGAGACGGCCAACAGCAGGGTAGGCCTCGCTCAGCCTGCTAGGAGAGACTGTCAGTATCAGCCAGGGCTGTGAGTCCCTGCACCCATGCCTTGCTGGACTTGGCTATCCGCTTCTGTATCGGGCTCTCTGGTCTTGCCGTGAGTGGTTTTTTCTTCAGTTGCAGAACTCTTCCTGTTTCCCTGTTGCCACTCACAGGATGAATATTACCACTTTCTGGCAGAGAAGATTTATAAGATCCAGAAGGAGCTGGAAGAGAAGAGGCGGTCACGGCTCCAGAGGCAGCCCCTCATGGTCCCCCAGGGCGGCCAGCAGCCGGGCCTCCCCCAGCCCAGTGCACAAGGCCCCACACAAGCCGGCCGGCCCAGTGAGTCACCCTTTGTGTATATTGGCTTCTGCTGGATTAAATCGTAGATTATGTGAATTTGGTTGGTTCCACTAACCTCAGTCCTGGGGAGTTCTTTTTGTGTTTGGTGTAATTTGAGAAATGGCAGTCCAAGTGAAAGTGTATCCCCCCCTTCCCCGCACCTTAGATGGACCCGTGCCTATACCCAACGTGCCAAACCCGATCATGAATCGCATGCAGATTTCACAAGGTACCGAGCTCTTGCCCACGTGCCCCCCCATCCGCGTACTGTGTGCTGACGGCCGGCCTTCCTCAGCGCCCTCTGATCTCTGTGTCTCGCTGTAGGGCTCAATCAGTTCAACCCCATGACGATGCAGAACATGCAGATGAACCAGCCGCCAATGGGCACTCGTGCCTCCTCACCCATGAACCACCCGGTTCAGATAAACATGAGCTCTGTTCCCCCGGTAAGCTGCTAAACATCCCGCTGGGTGCTACTCCCTGGAATGTTCCCGGCTTGGTTAGTTATCTGGTCAGTTTTGTGGCAGGTTTTTAGGCTTAAATGTATGTTAAATACGTTTACTGCCGAATGGGCATCCCTCAAGTCAGACAGGTGATGTGAGAGCAACGTTCTGTTGGTCAGCTGACTTCGCCTCCTGTGTCATTTGTGGCACATACCCATAATATGCACCCTGTCATCTTTTCCCAGATGGCAATGTCACCTTCTAGGATGCCTCAGCACCAAGGCATGATGGGAAACCATGCCAACAACATGGTGGGGCAGACGGCCAGCCAGGCCCAGTTCATGCCCCAGACTCAGTTCCCCCCGGCCAGCGGGACCATGAATGTGAATGTAGGCCTGGGCCAATCAGTGGGCCAGGCTGCTGTGACACAGGTGAGAGGGGGTGGGGATTTCTGGCTCGATGGGGCTCCAGCTGTATAGCGGAGCATAGATGATCACTCGGATCCCTTTTCCTGTTCCGTCAGTGTGTTGTCTCTCCCCTGCAGCCGCCGCAGGCTGGTGCTAACCTCCCTGTGAATCCCCTTGGCAATCTGGGCCCCTTGCGTtccacaccacccccccccacctccacggCCGCTAACCTGCAGCTGCTCCAGCACCCTGCCCCTCCGCAGAGCCAGCCCTCCACCCCGGTGTCTCAGGCCTCGACCCCCATGCCCAGTGCCCTCCCCGGCCCGACGCTGGTCACCCCTCCCGGCTCCGCCCCGTCCCAGCCACACACCCCACAGCCGGAGCCCCCCGTGCCGCCTCAACAGCCTACCCCCGTgcagccccagccccccagcaCTCCGGTGAGACTCTGCTCAATCCTTTGCCCTTCCGTTCCCAATCACCGGCGGGAGCTACACCTCCCGGCTGCGTATTTGTAATGCTCTGTCTCCCATGCGTTCTCCCTTTTGACCTCCCAGGCAGCCGCTAGCGTCGACCACTGTGTGCCCACGCCGGCCTCTGTGGCCGAGGCGCACTCTCAGCAGGCCCTGCCTGACCTGCCCCCCACCGAGGCCAAGCCCGAGCTGAGGCTCGAAGAGCAGGACTATAAGCCGGGCAAGATGGAGCCCAATTCTGAGGTCAGTGTCCTATAGGTCAACAAAACCAAAGTCAGCCATGTCTATCAGGGAGGCTCGTGCAGATGTGCACTGCTGTGTAAAAGAGAGAAAATGCCGTTTAAATGATTTCCATGCGGTTGTAAAGGCCATGGTTTTATGTTTGTGGATGTATTTTGGCTTAACCATTTCATCCACCTACAGTCCGTGATGGTAGTTGAGCTGTGTGTGCTGGTGTCCAATCGCTGTTCTCTTTGCTGCTTGCTGCCTGGTACCAGCACGACGAGGAGACAAGGTCCCTCTCAGGGAAGGTCAAGGAGGAGCCAGATGGCATGGAGCTCAAGCAGGAGCCCATGGAGGTGGATGAGAAGAAACCAGACATCAAGGGGGAAccgaaggaggaggaggagggcggGGCCAACGGCTCTGCCGGTTCCGCCTTCCCATCACAGCCCCGCAGAAAGAGTAAGACCATGGGCTGCTGTTGGGAATTTGCTCTACACCTTTCTCTGTTTTGCTTGTATATAGAAATTCTGATTAATATAATGTTGGTAATACTTGTCGCCCTTCCACCGGTGTTACCGCCgtgtttgaaatgttttaaatgtcaAATTCAGCTCACAATCCATCTGAGGAATGGAGTTAGTCATGAAATAACCTGTTTACAGGATTGATGTTCCCTTGTAAACGGTCTTAAAAGGAGCCCGATAGAAGGTTTATGTTAACCAGTTAGAATCCCTGTAACCATCCCGGCTTCCTATGAACCATTTAGGCATGACACGTTCCTCCCATTGCTGTTTCTTTATGGTGTATGCTGTGATCTCGTTGTAGTCTTCAAGCCAGAGGAGCTGCGACAGGCACTAATGCCCACCTTGGAAGCCCTATACCGGCAGGACCCTGAGTCACTGCCGTTCCGGCAGCCGGTGGACCCCACGGTGCTGGGTATACCGGTGGGTGTTGTGTGCAGAGCCTGCTTCCTCTTTTTACGTTGTGTTTACCATCCCTCTATGTGGTCTTAGCTCCTGACAATTTGCTGAGTCTGTGTCGCCTGTCCATCCAGGACTACTTCGACATTGTGAAGAACCCCATCGACCTGTCTACCATCAAGCGCAAGCTGGACACGGGCCAGTACCAGGAGCCCTGGCAGTACGTGGACGACATCTGGCTCATGTTCAACAACGCCTGGCTCTACAACCGCAAGACCTCGCGCGTCTACAAGTACTGCTCCAAGCTGGCCGAGGTCTTCGAGCAGGAGATCGACCCGGTCATGCAGAGTCTGGGCTACTGCTGTGGCAGAAAGGTGAGGGGAAAGCTGTTTGTCTGAGGTGAGCGGTCCCGCTTTCGCTCTCTGGGTCGTTGGGGCACATAGGATGTAGATGCGATAGTGAAACCCGTGAGAGCAGACCATGCGGAATGGCCTGGAAAGTCATGCCCGGTGGTTGGTCTGCAGCAGAGCGAGTAACCCTGCCCCCTCTGTCTCTGCAGTACGAGTTCTCCCCACAAACGCTGTGCTGCTATGGCAAACAGCTGTGCACCATTTCCAGGGACAGCACCTACTACAGTTACCAGAACCGGTAAGTGGGGAGGAGCTTGGGATAAACGCAGGGTAGGAAGTAAGGCTCTGAGCTGCCCATGGCTATCAGCACCTGCTTGTGTCACTCGCATCACTGCCAGTCCAAAAGGGCTTTCAGTCTCATTTAGACCTACACTCCAAGTCACTTGTGTCATGTTTCTCATGAATGTAGGTGCAACTCGTCCGTTTGTTCAAAGAACCCATAGCTGACAGATGGAGCGTGCTGATCGGCATTCAGTATCACCTGATTAAGCTGTCCAAAAGAATAAAAATCTGGAAAATCATAACACATAATGTGGTACAAGGACTTAGCTCAAGAAATCCTGATGTAGACCGCAGTTTAATGCAACAATGAGGATGCACATTTAAGTGTGTTTAATAAATTAGCACAACAGGCTACAGTCCTGCTTCGGGGATGGCGGATAGTGCAGTCCTGCTTCGGGGATGGCGGATAGTGCAGTCCTGCTTCGGGGATGGCGGATAGTGCAGTCCTGCTTCGGGGATGGCGGATAGTGCAGTCCTGCTTCGGGGATGGCGGATAGTGCAGTCCTGCTTCGGAGATAGTGCCATCCTTAAACTGAGCAGACGTTCATTCAACAACAGCGACCTTGAAGAGGTGTACAGTTTGAAATCTTTTCTTGCCGATCTTGTATGCTAGTGATATGGGGTGCAGGTGATAGCAGACCAGAGTATGTGGCGAGGTCTATCGCGGTGTGTTCTGGAGGCATTTGCAGGGTCTGCTGGGACAGGCTGGAAGCCAAGCCAGTGAGTGAAGGATGGTTGGAGCTTCAGCTACTAGGGAGATCACAACAGAGTTACCTGTACTGCTGGCCACAATTTGAAATGTCATGGACTGGTAGATGAGGTTCTTGGTTATGGCTTGCTTTTCTTTCCTTGGTATAACTCTTGTTGGAGTAGTGTGTCATGGAATCTTGATTATTGTTAAAAAGATCCAGTGCAGTCCAGGAAAGAAGGCATGGCCTGTTCATTTCCATCGCAAGTCCAACATTTCTTTGCAAATTGCTGAATTTGCTCAGAATGAGCTCCACTGCTCCACCTTGTGTATGGCACCTGCAACTGCAGCAGTGTAAACGGCATAAGAATGATTCTGATTGGCACACTGTGCTTAGCTTTTCACTTTTGGCACTTTTCCACCGTCATACAGGAACCGACCCATAACCGAGCTGTGCCGTAAGTAAAGCACTGATCCAGCTCGTTAGGTTTTTTACTGCAGAACGGTCGTCTCGGTAAAGGTGTTGCCAAGTCTGGAGAGCGCCAGTGACGTAAAACGTTAGACACACTTATTTACggttgtcctattcaggatcgCAGGTGGACTGGAGCTtatcccggaggctacaggtgcaaggcagggaacaacattGGATTGGCTCCCAACCCATCACCGGGTTGTGTGcggttgttattttttttttactatgtgctaatttaCGCTAGCTCGTCTGTGAGAATCGCTGTGTTATGCAAGTATAAAATgctagcggaattagcattcgCTTACGTAAAGTTGCATTACATATCCATTCTCTTCAGCTGTTCCatagtatttttttaaagtagaAGGTTGAAGATTTTCAGGTTCCAAGTTTTTGAGTATGCATTGCGATACTACTAATATATTGAATATCCACTtattccttcagataatccatgcgtAAAACACTGGTATCTGCatttttcagccaatcagatgctgGTGACGCAACCAGTTTGCTTTGGTCATACTTTAGGCCGTGCTTCTAAGCTGGGTCACACTCCAGTTCATGTTACGGGTTGGGTATGGTTCGATTCtcggtggcagtggaaaagcgcggTTTCAGAGGATGGCATAGTTAGCAACCAGGCAAATTTTACTGTTAATCATGTTTGTAGGGTGGTCCAGGGCTGTGCTTAGACTAGTACCAAGTGTACTAGATATCTGATGGGTGGATTGAAGGCATCTCACATTGCCACATAACCCTACCCTCATCCATCAGCTTTTCCTCTTGTATGTTCCTTCACACATCTGTCATCTTTTATTGTTACGCCAACAACATAATGCATATCTATGAACGGTTTTCCAATGTTTGTATTAGTAAAATGTTGCCCTTTTTATGGGATATTTTTTTACCTCAGGTAGACGCATGTTCCAACTGTGTAGTGTTGCTTAAaatgtcccccatcccccctagTTCTTAAAGGCATGATTAGAGAATCTCATAACCACCCATCAGCATGTAGCCATCACTGTGCTGTGACATCGATGTGACCTATGATTGCTAACCTGTGCTTTGCTCTGGCTGTCTGCTCTGTGTTGTCTGTCCCCCACCCCGTGCCGTGCTGTGCTTTGCTGTGCTTTGCCACGCTGTGCTCTCCCTGTCCGGGTGTGCCCATGTGCCCTTGTGTGGCGGGCCCAGCTCACCCAGACATGGCCTTGTCGCTGACAGGTATCACTTCTGCGAGAAGTGCTTCAACGAGATCCAGGGCGACAGTGTCACCCTGGGGGACGATCCCGCGCAGCCGCAGACGTGAGTGTCCCCCGGGGCTGCCCTGCCGGCCGTGCCACTCAGACTTATACTCACATTACTCACATTTACTGCTGCGACTGTCGAAATGACCTGTATTCGGCCTCCTCTCTCTCCAGTATGATATCGAAAGACCAGtttgagaagaagaagaatgacATGTTGGACCCAGAACCGTGAGTACTGGCAGTGTCATCAGCGCTGGTTTTAAGCCCAGTTGTCATCGCTTGCACTAGCTCCTGGTTTGGTAGCTACTGTTCAGGCCCTAGTCTCTGGTGTTGGTTTTGTTGCGATGCTGTTAGGACTCCTGGGCTGTGTGAAACGGCGCCACCTGCTGAGGAACAAAGGAAGTCCCTTCGATGAGCTTTGATGGGACATTCAGTCGATTCATTACGAAAGCTCGTCTGTTTCCGCGACCTGTACCTTAgctgtgaaaaacaaaaaaaaaaagccatacAGGCTCTGTTAGGGTGAAGTGGCACTCATTGTCCCATCCCCCGGCGCAGGTTCGTTGAATGTAAAGACTGTGGACGCAAGATGCACCAGATATGCGTGCTGCATTACGACGTGATCTGGCCCTCAGGGTAAGCCCCCTTCTCAGCTCATCCCGACTCTCAGGCTGGTGACCAGCAGCCAAttcacagtttttaaaattatttctcCCTCTGCTGTCGTTTCTCAGCTTCATCTGTGACAACTGCTTGAAAAAGTCCGGTAAATCCCGAAAGGAGAACAAGTTTGTGGCCAAGAGTAAGCATTTGTTAAGGTTTCTTTTGGCGTGACGTCCTCATTAAGAAGCTGTTCGGGGTCACTGCATCATTACTCTAAAGCTGTGAACCGTTTCGCCCGACAGGGTTGCAGACCACCAGACTCGGAATGTACATAGAGGACCGAGTGAACAAGTACTTGAAAAGACAAAACCACCCGGAGGCCGGGGAGGTCTTTGTGCGAGTGGTGGCCAGCTCTGACAAGACGGTGGAGGTCAAACCCGGCATGAAATCCAGGTGGGTGTTGTGGTGCTGCCCCGggccttcccagcatgcctcgaGCGCGAGGCTATACTGTTGGATGTGTGAGGAGTGCCCCGTTTACTGTGAACGTGGAACTGAAATGCAATGTGACTTCTGCCGTTTGTTTTTATCAAGCGTCCTGTCTGCCTGACGCCGCCCGGTCTGTGGCCTTTTGTTAATAGAAAGAGGGCGTGTGAGGCGGCTGGCTTAACGCGTGTGAGTGTGGGGCTCTCGTGCAGGTTTGTGGACACAGGAGAGATGGCCGAAAGCTTCCCATACAGAACCAAAGCACTTTTCGCATTCGAGGAAATCGACGGTGTGGACGTCTGCTTCTTCGGCATGCACGTCCAGGAGTATGGGTCGGATTGTCCGTTTCCCAACACGCGGTGAGCATGCGTGACTGTTGCCGTGTGACGGCTGCTGTGTCGCTTTCCTGTGGGGTCTGATTGACCTGCTGGCTTCCTTCCTGCAGACGAGTCTACATATCCTACCTTGACAGTATTCACTTCTTCAAGCCACGGGTGCTGCGGACTGCAGTGTATCACGAAATACTCATCGGGTATCTGGAGTACGTCAAGAAGCTCGGGTATGTCCTTTGAGCCCGGCTCGTTGTGCTTGGCCCTGCATCTCCTGCGCATACCTGTGCACCCTCGCTCTACGGCGAGCGGCCTCCATGTATGTCAGCATCTTCTGCTCTTTAATACCTCAGATATGTGATGGGGCACATCTGGGCCTGCCCCCCCAGTGAAGGGGATGATTATATCTTCCACTGTCACCCACCTGACCAGAAGATCCCCAAACCCAAGCGTCTGCAGGAGTGGTATAGGAAAATGCTGGACAAAGCCTATGCGGAGAGGATTCTCCATGATTACAAGGTATTCAGCCAGTCGGCTCTCTCTGCCACTAAATGTTGTCATCTGTCCGGTCTTCAACGGGCCTTACGGGGCTAATGGTAATCGACTGTCTAATGGACATCTCTGCGCTTCACAGGACATCTTCAAGCAGGCAACCGAAGATCGTCTGACCAGCGCCAAGGAGCTCCCCTATTTCGAGGGGGACTTCTGGCCAAACGTGCTGGAGGAGAGCATCaaggagctggagcaggaggaagaggagcgcAAGAGGGAGGAGAACAGCACCTCCTGTGAGACGCCAGAGGTATGAGAAGTCGGGTGGCAGCATAGAGGAGAGGAGAAGGTGTCACTGTCCAGCGTTTAGGGTAAACCATGGGTCCACGTCCCGTTTGACCCAGCCACCTTCATTTTCCCCAAATTCTCTTCTTTCAGGGCACGCCAGCCGACAGCAAGAACGCCAAGAAAAAGAACAATAAGAAAACGAACAAGAACAAGAGCAGCATTAGTCGAGGCAACAAGAAGAAGCCTGGGATGCCGAATGTAGCCAATGACCTGTCGCAGAAGCTCTACGCCACCATGGAGAAGCACAAGGAGGTGGGCTTCCGGGCATCTCCTGCAACTTGCTGGTGTTTGGAGGCTGTTTGCTGGAGGTGGGAGCCTGAGGCTTCTGCTCTTCCTTCTCCAGGTGTTCTTCGTGATCCACCTTTACTCAGGACCCGTGATCAACACGCTGCCGCCTGTCATGGACCCGGACCCGCTGCTGACGTGCGACCTGATGGACGGCCGCGACGCCTTCCTGACGCTGGCGCGCGACAAGCACTGGGAGTTCTCCTCACTGCGGCGCTGCAAGTGGAGCACCATGTGCATGCTGGTGGAGCTGCACAACCAGGGCCAGGACCGCTTCGTCTACACCTGCAACGAGTGCAAGCACCACGTGGAGACGCGCTTCCACTGCACCGTCTGCGAGGTATGTCCTGCCCGCTCCCTTTCTGCACCATGCGTCAGCTAGGCCATGTGGGCAGTATTTACAGTATTAGGGTTCGGCCAGTTACTGTCACGAGCAGTGGCCAGATGATCCTCCCCAGAGACCTGCTCTTCATATTAGCACTTAAGATGTTTAATAGCTGGAATTTTAAGTTTCTGATTGAACTATTTTATTTGAATCCATTTAATTACCTTCCTGAGACATGAGGTAATGGCAGCTGCACAGCTTAGTTttggtcagtgggaccaagttTCCTTTGTGAAGTTTGACCAGGGTTTacttgtggtgggggggggggctcttaaTCAGACTGCACCTCCAGAGCCAGGAGAGAGTTAGGCGCGTCTGAATAGATGAGCTAACGGTTCCTGTGTGCTTGGGTTCCTCAGGATTACGACCTCTGTGTCAGCTGCTACAACACTAAGGGTCACGAGCACCAGATGGTCAAGTGGGGCCTGGGACTGGACGACGACAGCAACGGCCAGGGGGCCGAGGCCTCCAAGAACCCGCAGGAGAGCCGGCGCTTGAGCATCCAGCGCTGCATCCAGTCGCTGGTGCATGCCTGCCAGTGTCGCAACGCCAACTGCGCGCTGCCATCCTGCCAGAAGATGAAGCGTGTGGTGCAGCACACCAAGGGCTGCAAGCGCAAGACCAACGGCGGCTGCCCCGTCTGCAAGCAGCTGATCGCGCTCTGCTGCTACCACGCCAAGCACTGCCAAGAGAACAAGTGTCCCGTGCCCTTCTGCCTCAACATCAAGCACAAGCtgcggcagcagcagctgcagcaccGTCTGCAGCAGGCGCAGATGATGCGGCGACGCATGGCCGCTATGCAGGGCCGCAGCACGCCCCTGACCTCCTCTCCTCCCTCGGTGGCCGCGCCCAGCACACCCACCTCAATGCAGCAGGCCAACACGCCTCAGACGCCCCAGCCTCTGCCTGCCTCGGCCGCCCCGCCGCTGCCGCCTAATGCTGCCGGCACCATGACGCCAAACTTCCGTGGCAGCCAGCCCTCGACCCCCATGTCCCAGGGCAAACCAGGGCCCCAATCCTCGCCCCTCCACCAGCAGCAGTCCCCACTTCCGCAGCCCCCGCAGCCCCAGCAGCTGCCGCCTCAGCCTCTGCAGCAACCGCAGCAACAGCCCCCACCAGCGGCAGTGAAAATTGCCCAGCACATCGAGCGCGTGGCCCAGGCGCAACAGgcccagcagcaccagcagccactGCAGCAGGACTTCCACGTCAACATGAACGGCCTGCCCATGAATCAGGCCCGCATGCCAGGGCCTATGCAAATGGTGGGGTCCCGCGGAGCCCCGGTTATGCAGGGCATGCAGCAGATACAGTGGCCACAGGGCCCTCAGGTGGCCATGCAGAACCCACAGCAGGTACCTCCACAGCAGGCCCCGATGCCTCCGCAACAGCCACAGCACATGCAGCGTCCTGTGATGCCACAGGGCCCTCGTATGCAGGCGGGGGTTCCCCCGCAGGGCCTGCCGccgcagcaacagcagcagatACAGCAGCAGATGCAGCAGAGGGGGGGACCAAGCAGCATTGCCCCCACGGCTCTCCAGGACCTGCTACGTACGCTTAAGTCACCTAGCTCCCCTAAGCAGCAGCAACAGGTTCTCAACATCCTGAAGGCCAACCCGCAACTCATGGCCGCCTTCATCAAGCAGCGGACAGCCAGGTACCAGGCCAACCAGCCCTCTCAGCAGCAGGCACCGCCACAGGCCATGCATGAGGGCCAGCCCAGCATGCAGAGCATGCCCCCCATGCAGGCTGGGCCAGTGCAGAGGCCCGGCATGCCCCCTCAGCTGCCGCCCCAGCAGGCTGCCCAGCAGGGCATGGGACCCCTGGGGCCACAAGGGCAGATGATGAACACTGGACACAACCCTCAGATCCAGGAGCTGTACCGACGCCAGCTGCTTCAGCAGaggatgcagcagcagcagcagcaacagcagcagcagcagcaacagcagcagcaacagcagcagcagcagcagggtgGCATTCCCCAGGCGCTTGGCCAGTTTCCTCAGACATCCGCAGCCAGTTACTCCCAGCTGCGcatgcaacagcagcagcagctggccaTGTCAACCATGGGCCAGGTGGGCCAggccagcatggggatggacgGGCAGCCCCTGCTGCACCAACGCCTCATGCAGCAACAGCAACAACCGCAGCAGCTTCCCCCGCAGCAACAGGCCGTGCTGAAACAGCAGATGGGTTCTGCCGCCCAGCCCAGTCCAATGAGCCCGCAGGGCCACATGCTTCCCGCGATGCCCGGTCAGGTGCTGTCACCCGCCCCCGTGCAGTCACcctgcccgcccccccagcagccGCCTCCACATTCCAGCCCCTCTCCACGCATGCAGCCGCAGCCCTCCCCCCAGCACGCCCCGCCCCACCCCGGCCTGGCGGCTCCCATGGAGCAGGCCCACCTGGACGTGCCCGAGCAGAGCGCCATGCTGCCCCAGTTGAACCCGCTCAGCCGCGGCGGCCTCGGCAGTGACTTGAACATGGACCCgacgggggacaccctggagaaGTTTGTGGAGAGTCTGTAGTGCCGTGAATGCAGACACGCCTCCCCGTCCCGCGGCTATGTGTGGCTCAAGGGTGCGTTTGTGTTgatgtttgcaaaaaaataaaaattaaaaaaaaaatcaattaatgGAACATGAGAAAGATCAGCTTGGGAATGTGAAAGTTTCTTACACCGTGGAACTGCTCTTTTCTTCCCtagaaattgaaaaaaaatcaaatttagAATATATTTTTGGTTCTGACCGGATCTGAAAGGATTGTCCTGATGTTTTTTCCCTACCCCAGTATGGACtcatgccttttttttttttaatgaaaatttacaaaacaggtatttcattgtattattcatactttttattttgtacctttgtgaactttaaagaattttgtgttaaactgtaaaaaaaaaaaaaatctgggaaTAAGCCAAGTTTTCCTTTATTTGTGGCAGATACATTCTCTCTTTGAACAGACCCtcccccctaaaaaaaaaaaaaaaaaaacctttcgaAGGAGCTTTTCTTTTCTGTCCTAATTGTAAAATCTGTGCGGGAGATTTGAGTATTCATATGTATAGATAGAAATTAGAAggttgtacacacacagacacactcacactctctctctctcgttttCAGAAATGTACAATGTACTGGCCAGGAAGCAGAACTTGTCTTGTAAGTTGTAGAGAATTGCTTTGTTTCAGCTCTGATCTTTGAAATTCTGTTGTCATGGTGATCCCCGAGGGGACCGACAAACGGGGATCGCTGCTGGACTGCTGATTTTTTTGAACGGAGAATTCTTCTGCTTAGCTGTCCTCAGTCCACTTAAATGAAACTTGAATTGAGGTTGAACTGTTCTCTAATGTAAATCATGCAGGTTGTTAATGCTATAAATATGCGCAAAAATAATGAAATCGCTGTATAAAAAGAACTCATTTCTTACTTCTATACCATATTGTTAAATAAACTGTGTGCCACAGACTGCTCTGTTGAGTCTTGTGTAACTCACAT
This genomic window from Paramormyrops kingsleyae isolate MSU_618 chromosome 22, PKINGS_0.4, whole genome shotgun sequence contains:
- the LOC111843207 gene encoding CREB-binding protein-like isoform X1, which codes for MAEKVDVGPPNAKRQKLNSPALSASDGPDFGSFFDLENDLPDELIPNGSDLGLMSMSSNGGGGLGGMVPDAASKHKQLSELLRAGSSSSLGPGLGSSSPQPGMSVQLGALGKSPLGQASPSHPSQAQKQAPAAPPGSQGNGGLGLTAFNQAMMNSGQSHGVMGQGAQPSQGPLMNGSLGGAGRGRATPGLQYQGPVGGGTSVSGAGSALAETLTQGAPQMGVHSTINAQPAGNMNKMGLGGNSAPFGQPYGQSTGQQLGGTGVTGVGTQLQTKSPLPNSLSPFPADLKGAASVANLPQQQVPPAGMVAGPSADPEKRKLIQQQLVLLLHAHKCQRREQANGEVRPCSLPHCRTMKNVLNHMTHCQAGKSCQVAHCTSSRQIISHWKNCTRHDCPVCLPLKNASDKRSQQPMLGSPGTGLQNSIGPVGPGQPSTPTMSGSTPIDPSSMQRAYAALGLPYSNQPPAQSQPQASGQQTAQVQQHQQMRPIGAMGTGQMTLGGGDSEHSDAGLPPSLSNPSQLVLDGSGVGNMGNLPTAAPLSATGVRKSWHEHVTQDLRNHLVHKLVQAIFPTPDPAALKDRRMENLVAYARKVEGDMYETANSRDEYYHFLAEKIYKIQKELEEKRRSRLQRQPLMVPQGGQQPGLPQPSAQGPTQAGRPNGPVPIPNVPNPIMNRMQISQGLNQFNPMTMQNMQMNQPPMGTRASSPMNHPVQINMSSVPPMAMSPSRMPQHQGMMGNHANNMVGQTASQAQFMPQTQFPPASGTMNVNVGLGQSVGQAAVTQPPQAGANLPVNPLGNLGPLRSTPPPPTSTAANLQLLQHPAPPQSQPSTPVSQASTPMPSALPGPTLVTPPGSAPSQPHTPQPEPPVPPQQPTPVQPQPPSTPAAASVDHCVPTPASVAEAHSQQALPDLPPTEAKPELRLEEQDYKPGKMEPNSEHDEETRSLSGKVKEEPDGMELKQEPMEVDEKKPDIKGEPKEEEEGGANGSAGSAFPSQPRRKIFKPEELRQALMPTLEALYRQDPESLPFRQPVDPTVLGIPDYFDIVKNPIDLSTIKRKLDTGQYQEPWQYVDDIWLMFNNAWLYNRKTSRVYKYCSKLAEVFEQEIDPVMQSLGYCCGRKYEFSPQTLCCYGKQLCTISRDSTYYSYQNRSPRHGLVADRYHFCEKCFNEIQGDSVTLGDDPAQPQTMISKDQFEKKKNDMLDPEPFVECKDCGRKMHQICVLHYDVIWPSGFICDNCLKKSGKSRKENKFVAKRLQTTRLGMYIEDRVNKYLKRQNHPEAGEVFVRVVASSDKTVEVKPGMKSRFVDTGEMAESFPYRTKALFAFEEIDGVDVCFFGMHVQEYGSDCPFPNTRRVYISYLDSIHFFKPRVLRTAVYHEILIGYLEYVKKLGYVMGHIWACPPSEGDDYIFHCHPPDQKIPKPKRLQEWYRKMLDKAYAERILHDYKDIFKQATEDRLTSAKELPYFEGDFWPNVLEESIKELEQEEEERKREENSTSCETPEGTPADSKNAKKKNNKKTNKNKSSISRGNKKKPGMPNVANDLSQKLYATMEKHKEVFFVIHLYSGPVINTLPPVMDPDPLLTCDLMDGRDAFLTLARDKHWEFSSLRRCKWSTMCMLVELHNQGQDRFVYTCNECKHHVETRFHCTVCEDYDLCVSCYNTKGHEHQMVKWGLGLDDDSNGQGAEASKNPQESRRLSIQRCIQSLVHACQCRNANCALPSCQKMKRVVQHTKGCKRKTNGGCPVCKQLIALCCYHAKHCQENKCPVPFCLNIKHKLRQQQLQHRLQQAQMMRRRMAAMQGRSTPLTSSPPSVAAPSTPTSMQQANTPQTPQPLPASAAPPLPPNAAGTMTPNFRGSQPSTPMSQGKPGPQSSPLHQQQSPLPQPPQPQQLPPQPLQQPQQQPPPAAVKIAQHIERVAQAQQAQQHQQPLQQDFHVNMNGLPMNQARMPGPMQMVGSRGAPVMQGMQQIQWPQGPQVAMQNPQQVPPQQAPMPPQQPQHMQRPVMPQGPRMQAGVPPQGLPPQQQQQIQQQMQQRGGPSSIAPTALQDLLRTLKSPSSPKQQQQVLNILKANPQLMAAFIKQRTARYQANQPSQQQAPPQAMHEGQPSMQSMPPMQAGPVQRPGMPPQLPPQQAAQQGMGPLGPQGQMMNTGHNPQIQELYRRQLLQQRMQQQQQQQQQQQQQQQQQQQQQQGGIPQALGQFPQTSAASYSQLRMQQQQQLAMSTMGQVGQASMGMDGQPLLHQRLMQQQQQPQQLPPQQQAVLKQQMGSAAQPSPMSPQGHMLPAMPGQVLSPAPVQSPCPPPQQPPPHSSPSPRMQPQPSPQHAPPHPGLAAPMEQAHLDVPEQSAMLPQLNPLSRGGLGSDLNMDPTGDTLEKFVESL